The following coding sequences are from one Odocoileus virginianus isolate 20LAN1187 ecotype Illinois chromosome 7, Ovbor_1.2, whole genome shotgun sequence window:
- the SIRT1 gene encoding NAD-dependent protein deacetylase sirtuin-1 isoform X2, translating into MADEAALALQPGGSPSAVAAEREAPSPPAGEPLRKRPRRDGSGVGRGPGEPAGTAPERELPAAAGGCPAAAAALWREAQVAAAAAAGEGDNGPGLQGLSREAPPADDFYDDDDDEGEEEEEAAAAIGYRDNLLFGDEIITNGFHSCESDEDDRASHASSSDWTPRPRIGPYTFVQQHLMIGTDPRTILKDLLPETIPPPELDDMTLWQIVINILSEPPKRKKRKDINTIEDAVKLLQECKKIIVLTGAGVSVSCGIPDFRSRDGIYARLAIDFPDLPDPQAMFDIEYFRKDPRPFFKFAKEIYPGQFQPSLCHKFIALSDKEGKLLRNYTQNIDTLEQVAGIQRIIQCHGSFATASCLICKYKVDCEAVRGDIFNQVVPRCPRCPADEPLAIMKPEIVFFGENLPEQFHRAMKYDKDEVDLLIVIGSSLKVRPVALIPSSIPHEVPQILINREPLPHLHFDVELLGDCDVIINELCHRLGGEYAKLCCNPVKLSEITEKPPRIQKELAHLSELPPTPLNISEGSSSPERTSPPDSSVIITLLDQETKSKVEDPDVSEIKDCVTEKSQEVQTSTRSTESVNDQLESPDLKNAVSSSGEKNERTSGAETVRKCWPARLAKEQISKRLDDNQYLFIPPNRYIFHGAEVYSDSEDDVLSSSSCGSNSDSGTCQSPSLEEPMEDESENEEFYNGLEDDVDESAGGTVFEADGGDQEAVNEAISVKQEATCINYPSNKS; encoded by the exons ATGGCGGACGAGGCGGCCCTCGCCCTTCAGCCCGGCGGCTCCCCCTCGGCAGTGGCGGCTGAGAGGGAGGCCCCGTCGCCGCCTGCTGGGGAGCCGCTCCGCAAGAGGCCGCGAAGAGACGGCTCCGGCGTCGGGCGGGGCCCGGGCGAGCCCGCTGGGACGGCCCCCGAGCGGGAACTGCCGGCGGCGGCCGGCGGCTGcccggcggcggcagcggcgctGTGGCGGGAGGCCcaggtggcggcggcggcggcggccggagaAGGAGACAATGGGCCGGGCTTACAGGGCCTATCCCGGGAGGCGCCACCGGCCGACGACTTCTACGACGACGACGACGACGAGggcgaggaggaggaagaggcggCGGCGGCTATTGGGTACCGAG ATAACCTTCTGTTTGGTGATGAAATCATCACCAACGGTTTTCATTCGTGTGAAAGTGACGAAGATGATAGAGCCTCGCATGCGAGTTCTAGTGACTGGACTCCAAGACCTCGGATAG GTCCATATACTTTTGTTCAGCAACATCTCATGATTGGCACAGATCCTCGGACAATTCTTAAAGATTTACTACCAGAAACAATTCCTCCACCTGAATTGGATGATATGACACTGTGGCAGATTGTTATTAATATCCTTTCAGAaccaccaaaaaggaaaaaaaggaaagatattaatACAATTGAAGATGCTGTGAAATTACTGCAAGAGTGCAAAAAAATTATAGTTCTAACTGGAGCTGGG GTTTCTGTTTCTTGTGGAATACCTGACTTCAGGTCAAGAGATGGTATTTATGCTCGCCTTGCAATAGACTTTCCAGACCTTCCAGATCCTCAAGCAATGTTTGATATTGAATATTTCAGAAAAGATCCAAGACCATTCTTCAAGTTTGCAAAG GAAATATATCCTGGACAATTCCAACCATCTCTTTGTCACAAATTCATAGCCTTGTCCGATAAGGAAGGAAAACTACTTCGCAACTATACTCAGAACATAGatacactggagcaggttgcagGAATCCAAAGGATAATTCAGTGTCATG GTTCCTTTGCAACAGCATCTTGCCTGATTTGTAAATATAAAGTTGACTGTGAAGCTGTACGAGGAGATATTTTCAATCAG GTAGTTCCTCGATGTCCTAGATGCCCAGCTGATGAACCGCTTGCTATCATGAAACCAGAGATTGTCTTTTTTGGTGAAAATTTACCAGAACAGTTTCATAGAGCCATGAAGTATGACAAAGATGAAGTTGATCTTCTCATTGTTATTGGATCTTCCCTGAAAGTAAGACCAGTAGCACTAATTCCAA GTTCCATACCCCATGAAGTGCCTCAGATATTAATTAATAGGGAACCTTTGCCTCATCTGCATTTTGATGTAGAGCTTCTTGGAGACTGTGACGTAATTATCAATGAACTGTGTCATAGGTTAGGTGGTGAATATGCCAAACTTTGCTGTAACCCTGTGAAGCTTTCAGAAATTACCGAAAAACCTCCTCGAATACAAAAAGAGTTGGCACATTTGTCAGAATTGCCACCCACACCCCTCAATATTTCAGAAGGCTCAAGTTCACCCGAAAGAACTTCACCACCAGATTCTTCAGTGATTATCACTCTTTTAGACCAAGAAACAAAGAGTAAGGTTGAAGATCCAGATGTGTCTGAAATAAAAGACTGTGTCACAGAAAAATCACAGGAAGTACAGACTTCTACTAGGAGCACTGAAAGTGTTAATGACCAGTTGGAGAGTCCAGATTTGAAGAATGCGGTCTCCAGTAGtggtgagaaaaatgaaagaacttcAGGTGCTGAAACAGTGAGAAAATGCTGGCCGGCTAGACTTGCAAAGGAGCAGATTAGTAAACGCCTTGATG ATAATCAGTATCTGTTTATACCACCAAACCGTTATATTTTCCATGGCGCTGAGGTGTATTCAGACTCTGAAGATGATGTCTTATCCTCTAGTTCTTGCGGCAGTAACAGTGATAGTGGAACATGCCAGAGTCCAAGTTTAGAAGAACCCATGGAGGATGAAAGTGAGAATGAAGAATTTTACAATGGTTTGGAAGATGATGTTGATGAGAGCGCTGGAGGAACTGTATTTGAAGCTGATGGAGGTGATCAAGAGGCAGTTAATGAAGCTATATCCGTGAAACAGGAAGCAACATGCATTAACTATCCATCAAACAAATCATAA
- the SIRT1 gene encoding NAD-dependent protein deacetylase sirtuin-1 isoform X1, which yields MADEAALALQPGGSPSAVAAEREAPSPPAGEPLRKRPRRDGSGVGRGPGEPAGTAPERELPAAAGGCPAAAAALWREAQVAAAAAAGEGDNGPGLQGLSREAPPADDFYDDDDDEGEEEEEAAAAIGYRDNLLFGDEIITNGFHSCESDEDDRASHASSSDWTPRPRIGPYTFVQQHLMIGTDPRTILKDLLPETIPPPELDDMTLWQIVINILSEPPKRKKRKDINTIEDAVKLLQECKKIIVLTGAGVCKMDENTSKSRKVSVSCGIPDFRSRDGIYARLAIDFPDLPDPQAMFDIEYFRKDPRPFFKFAKEIYPGQFQPSLCHKFIALSDKEGKLLRNYTQNIDTLEQVAGIQRIIQCHGSFATASCLICKYKVDCEAVRGDIFNQVVPRCPRCPADEPLAIMKPEIVFFGENLPEQFHRAMKYDKDEVDLLIVIGSSLKVRPVALIPSSIPHEVPQILINREPLPHLHFDVELLGDCDVIINELCHRLGGEYAKLCCNPVKLSEITEKPPRIQKELAHLSELPPTPLNISEGSSSPERTSPPDSSVIITLLDQETKSKVEDPDVSEIKDCVTEKSQEVQTSTRSTESVNDQLESPDLKNAVSSSGEKNERTSGAETVRKCWPARLAKEQISKRLDDNQYLFIPPNRYIFHGAEVYSDSEDDVLSSSSCGSNSDSGTCQSPSLEEPMEDESENEEFYNGLEDDVDESAGGTVFEADGGDQEAVNEAISVKQEATCINYPSNKS from the exons ATGGCGGACGAGGCGGCCCTCGCCCTTCAGCCCGGCGGCTCCCCCTCGGCAGTGGCGGCTGAGAGGGAGGCCCCGTCGCCGCCTGCTGGGGAGCCGCTCCGCAAGAGGCCGCGAAGAGACGGCTCCGGCGTCGGGCGGGGCCCGGGCGAGCCCGCTGGGACGGCCCCCGAGCGGGAACTGCCGGCGGCGGCCGGCGGCTGcccggcggcggcagcggcgctGTGGCGGGAGGCCcaggtggcggcggcggcggcggccggagaAGGAGACAATGGGCCGGGCTTACAGGGCCTATCCCGGGAGGCGCCACCGGCCGACGACTTCTACGACGACGACGACGACGAGggcgaggaggaggaagaggcggCGGCGGCTATTGGGTACCGAG ATAACCTTCTGTTTGGTGATGAAATCATCACCAACGGTTTTCATTCGTGTGAAAGTGACGAAGATGATAGAGCCTCGCATGCGAGTTCTAGTGACTGGACTCCAAGACCTCGGATAG GTCCATATACTTTTGTTCAGCAACATCTCATGATTGGCACAGATCCTCGGACAATTCTTAAAGATTTACTACCAGAAACAATTCCTCCACCTGAATTGGATGATATGACACTGTGGCAGATTGTTATTAATATCCTTTCAGAaccaccaaaaaggaaaaaaaggaaagatattaatACAATTGAAGATGCTGTGAAATTACTGCAAGAGTGCAAAAAAATTATAGTTCTAACTGGAGCTGGGGTATGTAAGATGGATGAGAATACTAGTAAAAGCAGGAAG GTTTCTGTTTCTTGTGGAATACCTGACTTCAGGTCAAGAGATGGTATTTATGCTCGCCTTGCAATAGACTTTCCAGACCTTCCAGATCCTCAAGCAATGTTTGATATTGAATATTTCAGAAAAGATCCAAGACCATTCTTCAAGTTTGCAAAG GAAATATATCCTGGACAATTCCAACCATCTCTTTGTCACAAATTCATAGCCTTGTCCGATAAGGAAGGAAAACTACTTCGCAACTATACTCAGAACATAGatacactggagcaggttgcagGAATCCAAAGGATAATTCAGTGTCATG GTTCCTTTGCAACAGCATCTTGCCTGATTTGTAAATATAAAGTTGACTGTGAAGCTGTACGAGGAGATATTTTCAATCAG GTAGTTCCTCGATGTCCTAGATGCCCAGCTGATGAACCGCTTGCTATCATGAAACCAGAGATTGTCTTTTTTGGTGAAAATTTACCAGAACAGTTTCATAGAGCCATGAAGTATGACAAAGATGAAGTTGATCTTCTCATTGTTATTGGATCTTCCCTGAAAGTAAGACCAGTAGCACTAATTCCAA GTTCCATACCCCATGAAGTGCCTCAGATATTAATTAATAGGGAACCTTTGCCTCATCTGCATTTTGATGTAGAGCTTCTTGGAGACTGTGACGTAATTATCAATGAACTGTGTCATAGGTTAGGTGGTGAATATGCCAAACTTTGCTGTAACCCTGTGAAGCTTTCAGAAATTACCGAAAAACCTCCTCGAATACAAAAAGAGTTGGCACATTTGTCAGAATTGCCACCCACACCCCTCAATATTTCAGAAGGCTCAAGTTCACCCGAAAGAACTTCACCACCAGATTCTTCAGTGATTATCACTCTTTTAGACCAAGAAACAAAGAGTAAGGTTGAAGATCCAGATGTGTCTGAAATAAAAGACTGTGTCACAGAAAAATCACAGGAAGTACAGACTTCTACTAGGAGCACTGAAAGTGTTAATGACCAGTTGGAGAGTCCAGATTTGAAGAATGCGGTCTCCAGTAGtggtgagaaaaatgaaagaacttcAGGTGCTGAAACAGTGAGAAAATGCTGGCCGGCTAGACTTGCAAAGGAGCAGATTAGTAAACGCCTTGATG ATAATCAGTATCTGTTTATACCACCAAACCGTTATATTTTCCATGGCGCTGAGGTGTATTCAGACTCTGAAGATGATGTCTTATCCTCTAGTTCTTGCGGCAGTAACAGTGATAGTGGAACATGCCAGAGTCCAAGTTTAGAAGAACCCATGGAGGATGAAAGTGAGAATGAAGAATTTTACAATGGTTTGGAAGATGATGTTGATGAGAGCGCTGGAGGAACTGTATTTGAAGCTGATGGAGGTGATCAAGAGGCAGTTAATGAAGCTATATCCGTGAAACAGGAAGCAACATGCATTAACTATCCATCAAACAAATCATAA
- the SIRT1 gene encoding NAD-dependent protein deacetylase sirtuin-1 isoform X3 — MCLCSGRKASLEIYPGQFQPSLCHKFIALSDKEGKLLRNYTQNIDTLEQVAGIQRIIQCHGSFATASCLICKYKVDCEAVRGDIFNQVVPRCPRCPADEPLAIMKPEIVFFGENLPEQFHRAMKYDKDEVDLLIVIGSSLKVRPVALIPSSIPHEVPQILINREPLPHLHFDVELLGDCDVIINELCHRLGGEYAKLCCNPVKLSEITEKPPRIQKELAHLSELPPTPLNISEGSSSPERTSPPDSSVIITLLDQETKSKVEDPDVSEIKDCVTEKSQEVQTSTRSTESVNDQLESPDLKNAVSSSGEKNERTSGAETVRKCWPARLAKEQISKRLDDNQYLFIPPNRYIFHGAEVYSDSEDDVLSSSSCGSNSDSGTCQSPSLEEPMEDESENEEFYNGLEDDVDESAGGTVFEADGGDQEAVNEAISVKQEATCINYPSNKS; from the exons ATGTGCCTGTGCAGTGGAAGGAAAGCAAGTTTG GAAATATATCCTGGACAATTCCAACCATCTCTTTGTCACAAATTCATAGCCTTGTCCGATAAGGAAGGAAAACTACTTCGCAACTATACTCAGAACATAGatacactggagcaggttgcagGAATCCAAAGGATAATTCAGTGTCATG GTTCCTTTGCAACAGCATCTTGCCTGATTTGTAAATATAAAGTTGACTGTGAAGCTGTACGAGGAGATATTTTCAATCAG GTAGTTCCTCGATGTCCTAGATGCCCAGCTGATGAACCGCTTGCTATCATGAAACCAGAGATTGTCTTTTTTGGTGAAAATTTACCAGAACAGTTTCATAGAGCCATGAAGTATGACAAAGATGAAGTTGATCTTCTCATTGTTATTGGATCTTCCCTGAAAGTAAGACCAGTAGCACTAATTCCAA GTTCCATACCCCATGAAGTGCCTCAGATATTAATTAATAGGGAACCTTTGCCTCATCTGCATTTTGATGTAGAGCTTCTTGGAGACTGTGACGTAATTATCAATGAACTGTGTCATAGGTTAGGTGGTGAATATGCCAAACTTTGCTGTAACCCTGTGAAGCTTTCAGAAATTACCGAAAAACCTCCTCGAATACAAAAAGAGTTGGCACATTTGTCAGAATTGCCACCCACACCCCTCAATATTTCAGAAGGCTCAAGTTCACCCGAAAGAACTTCACCACCAGATTCTTCAGTGATTATCACTCTTTTAGACCAAGAAACAAAGAGTAAGGTTGAAGATCCAGATGTGTCTGAAATAAAAGACTGTGTCACAGAAAAATCACAGGAAGTACAGACTTCTACTAGGAGCACTGAAAGTGTTAATGACCAGTTGGAGAGTCCAGATTTGAAGAATGCGGTCTCCAGTAGtggtgagaaaaatgaaagaacttcAGGTGCTGAAACAGTGAGAAAATGCTGGCCGGCTAGACTTGCAAAGGAGCAGATTAGTAAACGCCTTGATG ATAATCAGTATCTGTTTATACCACCAAACCGTTATATTTTCCATGGCGCTGAGGTGTATTCAGACTCTGAAGATGATGTCTTATCCTCTAGTTCTTGCGGCAGTAACAGTGATAGTGGAACATGCCAGAGTCCAAGTTTAGAAGAACCCATGGAGGATGAAAGTGAGAATGAAGAATTTTACAATGGTTTGGAAGATGATGTTGATGAGAGCGCTGGAGGAACTGTATTTGAAGCTGATGGAGGTGATCAAGAGGCAGTTAATGAAGCTATATCCGTGAAACAGGAAGCAACATGCATTAACTATCCATCAAACAAATCATAA